Proteins from one Schistosoma mansoni, WGS project CABG00000000 data, supercontig 0255, strain Puerto Rico, whole genome shotgun sequence genomic window:
- a CDS encoding MEG-2 (ESP15) family, with protein QKAISQRPFAVIKMVVTVDNPELTLKNYLRKAQMIDKLREAVQKLGGR; from the exons AAAGCAATCTCACAA CGACCCTTTGCTGTG ataaagatggTTGTGACGGTAG ATAATCCTGAACTTACCTTGAAAAACT ACCTGCGTAAAGCCCAAATGA TTGACAAACTAAGAGAAGCTG TACAAAAATTGGGT ggtcGTTGA
- a CDS encoding MEG-2 (ESP15) family — MTAKGSVAMASFVLVYDPSVAVKNYRQQVLMATKIKEVCQKFRG; from the exons ATGACG GCCAAAGGTTCTGTTGCA ATGGCCAGTTTTGTCCTGGTAT ATGATCCAAGTGTTGCTGTCAAAAATT ATAGACAACAGGTGCTCATGG CTACAAAGATAAAAGAAGTTT GTCAAAAATTTAGAG GATGA